Proteins from a single region of Deltaproteobacteria bacterium CG11_big_fil_rev_8_21_14_0_20_42_23:
- a CDS encoding MBL fold metallo-hydrolase, whose protein sequence is MSRRVFGDILFALLTKSAYTGTVSFLHTPKTTERSSQHVRIQFLGATGTVTGSKFHLTDGTHSWLIDCGLFQGLRDLKRRNWQALPIDERALEAVILTHAHIDHSGYLPVLTKNGFTGSILASEPSVELCKILLPDAGYLQEEDAKFASKKGFSRHKQPIPLYTYEDAIKTLQQLKVVPDKEWHQLSDNVRMMLRPSGHILGSRFINISIKEGYHHYNVMFAGDIGRYDSLLTSDPGAVKSVNYLVLESTYGNKEHIAENVFDRFEKIINETISRGGKVIIPAFAVNRTQEVLYILQELEKAGRLPDVPIYLNSPLAIDATAIYMNYLDEHDFFKNGSNGNLTEAAFHPSRLKQIHESEDSKKLNYLEEPAIILSSSGMLTGGRILHHLKAYLPDKLSTIVLTGFQAMGTKGRMLLDGIKSLNIHGSSVPVKAQLEHIESLSAHGDYKDIMRWLKGFRQPPKTTFLVHGEPESAQALKERIERELNWHVEIPKYMQKVEL, encoded by the coding sequence TTGTCGAGGAGAGTCTTCGGCGATATTCTGTTTGCGCTTCTTACCAAGAGCGCGTATACTGGTACTGTTTCGTTTTTGCACACGCCAAAAACTACAGAAAGGTCCTCCCAACACGTGCGAATCCAATTTTTAGGAGCAACTGGAACCGTCACTGGCTCAAAATTCCACCTCACTGATGGAACTCATTCTTGGCTCATCGACTGCGGACTTTTTCAAGGCCTTCGTGATTTGAAGCGAAGAAATTGGCAAGCTCTTCCCATTGATGAACGAGCGCTTGAGGCCGTCATTCTTACACATGCGCACATCGACCATTCTGGATATCTTCCAGTGCTCACCAAAAACGGCTTTACCGGAAGCATCTTAGCTTCGGAGCCCAGTGTTGAACTCTGCAAAATTTTATTGCCCGATGCTGGCTACCTTCAAGAAGAAGATGCAAAATTTGCATCTAAAAAAGGCTTTTCTCGACACAAGCAACCCATTCCTCTCTATACCTATGAAGATGCCATAAAGACATTGCAGCAACTTAAAGTAGTTCCCGATAAAGAGTGGCATCAGCTGTCAGACAATGTGCGCATGATGCTTCGCCCATCGGGCCATATTTTGGGATCACGTTTTATTAACATCTCAATTAAAGAAGGGTATCACCACTACAACGTTATGTTTGCGGGTGACATCGGTCGCTATGATTCGCTGCTCACTTCAGACCCGGGCGCCGTAAAATCGGTGAACTATCTCGTTTTGGAATCAACCTATGGCAACAAAGAACACATTGCCGAAAATGTGTTTGATCGCTTCGAAAAAATTATCAACGAAACAATATCTCGTGGCGGAAAGGTAATCATACCAGCATTTGCCGTCAATCGAACGCAAGAAGTTTTATATATTTTACAGGAACTTGAAAAAGCTGGAAGACTTCCTGACGTTCCCATCTACCTCAACAGCCCACTGGCCATTGATGCCACCGCTATTTACATGAACTACCTTGATGAACACGATTTTTTCAAAAATGGTTCAAACGGAAACCTCACCGAAGCCGCTTTTCATCCAAGCCGTTTAAAGCAAATTCATGAATCTGAAGATTCAAAAAAATTAAACTATCTCGAAGAACCAGCAATTATTCTTTCCTCTTCTGGCATGCTTACCGGCGGAAGAATCCTCCATCACCTTAAAGCTTATCTCCCGGATAAGCTCTCCACCATTGTGCTTACGGGTTTTCAAGCCATGGGTACAAAAGGCCGAATGTTGCTGGATGGAATAAAAAGCCTCAACATTCACGGTTCAAGCGTTCCGGTGAAAGCGCAACTTGAACACATCGAATCTCTTTCTGCACACGGCGACTACAAAGACATTATGCGATGGCTAAAAGGCTTTCGTCAGCCTCCAAAAACTACTTTTCTTGTGCATGGGGAACCTGAATCAGCGCAGGCTCTAAAAGAAAGAATCGAGCGGGAACTCAACTGGCACGTGGAAATTCCGAAGTATATGCAAAAAGTGGAACTCTAA
- a CDS encoding ATPase: MHHRKRHILHIISKRAKIFPVLGIVGPRQVGKTTFLMQEWKKLSKAQYVTLDKSEMVKRAKREPENFLLSASEDLDKKLIIDEAQKVPQLFDSIKSIIDERRRVGQFTLSGSVEFSDKSGVRESLAGRMGVCRLYPMTLSELAQKPLRTPWVKGWNKYKPHTTARDIDVWLKRGGIPIFCSLHNETEMQLAVQSWLEALCYRDLQQLKGARLDGDVAMAILGALVRHPTLNASAIAEDAGVKRNTVQKHLAALEALFILYQLPSFNNRRAAPDYVFFDTSLVHYFLGNREDAFIRHQTLRTLLISEILAQHEYSGAARPGLFAYRSRGGAEIDLVLQDKKRTLGIQLSITSDISSYSLRGLKSFLSKQRSAQGIVFAPVTEEFTLDGIRIMPWTYIG, encoded by the coding sequence ATGCACCATCGAAAGCGTCATATCCTTCACATTATCTCCAAGCGGGCGAAGATTTTTCCGGTGCTGGGCATTGTGGGGCCACGTCAGGTGGGAAAAACTACCTTTTTAATGCAGGAATGGAAAAAGCTGAGTAAGGCCCAGTACGTCACTCTGGATAAATCGGAAATGGTTAAGCGTGCTAAACGGGAACCTGAAAATTTTTTATTATCTGCATCAGAAGATCTCGATAAAAAGCTTATCATTGATGAAGCGCAAAAGGTGCCTCAGCTTTTTGATTCGATCAAATCCATTATTGATGAACGAAGACGAGTCGGTCAATTTACGTTATCTGGTTCTGTAGAATTCTCCGATAAATCGGGAGTGCGCGAATCGCTGGCAGGTAGAATGGGAGTGTGCCGTCTCTATCCCATGACGCTGAGTGAATTGGCGCAGAAACCACTTCGAACTCCATGGGTTAAAGGATGGAATAAATATAAGCCACATACAACTGCCAGAGATATTGATGTCTGGTTGAAACGGGGCGGAATTCCAATTTTTTGCTCTTTGCATAATGAAACAGAGATGCAGCTTGCTGTTCAAAGTTGGTTGGAGGCGCTCTGTTATCGTGATTTGCAGCAACTCAAGGGAGCGCGGTTGGACGGTGATGTGGCCATGGCTATACTTGGTGCACTTGTGCGTCATCCCACCCTCAATGCAAGCGCAATCGCTGAAGATGCCGGGGTGAAGAGAAATACGGTTCAAAAACATTTGGCTGCTCTTGAAGCGCTTTTTATTCTCTATCAATTGCCCTCTTTTAATAACCGGAGGGCAGCGCCTGATTATGTTTTTTTCGACACGTCTTTGGTGCATTATTTTTTAGGCAATCGAGAGGATGCATTTATACGTCATCAGACCCTGAGGACATTACTGATCAGCGAAATTCTTGCTCAGCATGAATACAGCGGAGCAGCTCGTCCGGGCTTGTTTGCCTATCGCTCACGAGGAGGTGCTGAAATTGATCTTGTTCTGCAGGATAAAAAGAGAACTTTGGGAATTCAGCTCAGTATTACCAGTGACATTTCTTCCTATTCACTACGAGGTCTAAAAAGTTTTTTAAGTAAGCAAAGGTCAGCTCAAGGTATTGTGTTTGCACCGGTTACCGAGGAATTCACATTAGACGGAATACGCATCATGCCTTGGACATATATCGGATGA
- a CDS encoding excinuclease ABC subunit C produces the protein MKKMQETIDAFPNTPGVYLFKDKKGAVLYVGKAKDLKKRVKSYFLGQDERASVVFLVKRTCSLDYIMTDSEKEALLLENTLIKKYRPRYNIHLKDDKTYISIRMNVQHEAPGVFVTRRVVKDGSFYFGPYVSSQAAREAVEQITRFFRIRTCKDNEYANRVRPCLKYDIGRCTAPCVKYVSLQHYAEQVEEASLFLKGRSKKLLHVLEEKMKRASEKMDYELAARYRDALRLLDDVQEKQKVVAQHGESFDAIGFANDEGFFVLCVMMIRKGILLDTAIFQLGETSSNAEEVVHTFLLQRYLGNTEMPPEIYLPLLGEDAENIQDILIAKRKQNVKLLVPQRGLKKSFIELAEKNAQQQLPQKMKEEKSFEEVLFQLQQKLHLSDLPETIECVDISHLQGKDAYGSLVCFRRGKPAKEAYRLFTIKSLSTPDDYAMMYEVLMRRFGSFQLERGEKNIHLPPPDLLLVDGGKGQLAIAMRVLEELGLSSLPVCALAKGSEEDRGNRAKGKMDDRVFVPGRKNHLTFKRGSKELLYLMRIRDEAHRFGITAHRKKRQKIFRN, from the coding sequence ATGAAGAAGATGCAAGAAACCATTGATGCCTTCCCAAATACGCCGGGAGTTTATCTGTTTAAAGATAAAAAAGGCGCGGTGTTGTATGTAGGGAAAGCAAAAGACCTTAAAAAAAGAGTGAAGTCGTATTTTCTTGGCCAAGATGAAAGAGCAAGTGTTGTCTTTTTGGTAAAACGCACCTGCTCGCTAGACTATATTATGACTGATTCAGAGAAGGAAGCTTTGCTGCTTGAAAATACGCTCATCAAAAAATATCGGCCGCGTTACAACATTCACCTCAAGGATGACAAAACTTACATTAGCATTCGCATGAATGTGCAGCATGAGGCGCCGGGTGTGTTTGTGACGCGAAGAGTGGTGAAAGATGGTTCGTTTTATTTTGGTCCCTATGTTTCATCGCAAGCAGCACGTGAAGCGGTGGAGCAAATCACAAGATTTTTTCGAATCAGAACGTGTAAAGACAATGAATATGCAAACCGTGTTCGACCTTGTTTAAAATATGACATCGGCCGCTGTACCGCACCCTGTGTGAAGTATGTAAGTTTGCAACACTATGCAGAACAAGTGGAAGAAGCGAGTTTGTTTTTGAAAGGGCGATCAAAAAAACTTCTTCATGTTTTAGAAGAAAAAATGAAACGTGCTTCCGAAAAAATGGATTATGAACTTGCGGCAAGATACAGAGATGCACTTCGACTTTTAGATGATGTTCAAGAAAAACAAAAAGTGGTTGCGCAACATGGTGAAAGCTTTGATGCTATTGGATTTGCAAATGATGAAGGTTTTTTTGTCTTGTGTGTGATGATGATTCGAAAGGGCATTTTGCTTGATACTGCGATCTTCCAACTTGGCGAAACAAGCAGCAATGCAGAAGAAGTGGTTCACACTTTTTTGCTTCAACGATATCTTGGAAATACAGAAATGCCGCCAGAAATTTATCTTCCTCTTTTGGGAGAAGATGCAGAAAATATTCAAGATATTCTGATTGCGAAGCGAAAACAAAATGTAAAACTGCTGGTTCCGCAACGAGGATTGAAAAAATCTTTTATTGAACTTGCAGAAAAAAACGCGCAGCAACAACTTCCTCAAAAAATGAAAGAGGAAAAATCTTTTGAAGAGGTGTTGTTTCAATTGCAGCAAAAGCTGCATTTATCAGATCTTCCCGAGACCATTGAATGTGTGGACATATCACACCTTCAAGGAAAAGATGCTTATGGTTCGCTTGTGTGTTTCAGACGCGGGAAACCTGCAAAAGAAGCATACCGTCTTTTTACGATTAAAAGTCTGAGTACGCCGGATGATTATGCCATGATGTATGAAGTGTTGATGCGAAGGTTTGGCAGTTTTCAGTTAGAGCGCGGTGAAAAAAATATTCATCTTCCACCTCCAGATTTGTTGCTTGTAGATGGAGGAAAAGGGCAGCTTGCAATTGCAATGCGTGTGCTTGAAGAGCTTGGTCTGTCTTCACTTCCGGTTTGTGCACTCGCAAAAGGTTCTGAAGAAGATCGCGGAAATAGAGCGAAAGGAAAAATGGATGATCGTGTTTTTGTGCCTGGACGAAAAAATCATTTAACCTTCAAAAGAGGATCAAAAGAGTTGCTCTACTTAATGCGCATTCGTGATGAGGCTCATCGTTTTGGAATAACGGCGCATCGGAAAAAGCGACAGAAAATATTTCGGAATTAA
- a CDS encoding Asp-tRNA(Asn)/Glu-tRNA(Gln) amidotransferase GatCAB subunit C — protein sequence MSEIKEIIRKTTTLARLELSESELQPLISKVESILAFVKKLEELDVSAVEPMSHAVSVSGVLREDVVKTSTHAENIKTLFPEKDGPYLQVPKVLDHE from the coding sequence ATGTCAGAAATAAAGGAAATTATCCGAAAAACGACAACGCTCGCAAGGCTTGAATTAAGCGAGTCCGAGTTACAACCACTCATTTCAAAAGTGGAATCCATTTTAGCTTTCGTAAAAAAACTCGAAGAGCTTGATGTGAGTGCGGTGGAACCTATGTCGCATGCCGTCTCTGTTTCCGGAGTACTTCGAGAAGATGTGGTGAAAACTTCCACGCATGCCGAAAACATTAAAACACTTTTCCCCGAAAAAGATGGTCCTTATCTTCAAGTTCCAAAGGTTTTAGATCATGAGTAA
- a CDS encoding Asp-tRNA(Asn)/Glu-tRNA(Gln) amidotransferase GatCAB subunit B encodes MKYEIVIGLEVHAQLNTNTKMYCSCSTAFGDEANIHICPVCTAQPGALPVVNRQAIEKAIKAGLALSCEIHHTSVFSRKNYFYPDLTKGYQISQFDLPLCTNGKLEIALENEEIKSIHLQRIHLEEDAGKLLHDEGHADKSHVDYNRCGTPLIEIVSGPDMRSAEEASLYLKKLHAVLVYLDVCDGNLQEGNFRCDANVSIRPVGEKKFGMRTEMKNLNSFRAVERAIRYEALRHQKIIEEGGSIVQETRLWDDAKGSTHSMRSKEEAHDYRYFPDPDLLPLEVNVAWIEKVKAELPELATEKAKRFVSEYDIPEYDAQVLTADKHLAHYFEKVVSIYNAPKKISNWIMTELLRELNLEGIFISNCNIKPESLAALVKAVEEKEISGKIGKEVFLLMYKTGSSPKQIIAEQGFAMVSDTGELEKCIDEVLSENPKQLADYKSGKDKLFGFFVGQVMKKTKGQASPDLVNELLKKKL; translated from the coding sequence ATGAAGTATGAAATTGTAATTGGCCTTGAAGTTCATGCGCAGCTTAATACCAACACCAAAATGTATTGCTCGTGTTCAACTGCGTTTGGCGATGAGGCAAATATTCACATCTGTCCTGTCTGTACTGCGCAGCCAGGTGCTTTGCCGGTGGTGAACCGCCAGGCTATTGAAAAAGCCATCAAGGCTGGTTTAGCGCTAAGCTGCGAAATTCATCACACGAGTGTTTTTTCCAGAAAAAATTATTTTTATCCCGATCTTACGAAAGGCTATCAAATTTCTCAGTTTGATTTACCTCTTTGTACCAATGGAAAATTAGAAATCGCGCTTGAAAACGAAGAAATAAAATCAATTCACCTTCAACGTATTCACTTGGAAGAAGATGCAGGCAAGTTGCTTCATGACGAAGGCCATGCCGATAAAAGCCATGTTGACTACAATCGCTGTGGCACGCCGCTTATTGAAATTGTTTCTGGCCCCGATATGCGCAGTGCTGAAGAAGCAAGTTTATACCTTAAAAAACTTCATGCCGTTTTGGTGTACCTCGATGTGTGCGACGGAAATTTACAAGAAGGCAATTTTCGATGCGATGCCAATGTTTCCATCAGACCAGTTGGCGAAAAAAAGTTTGGCATGAGAACGGAAATGAAAAATTTAAATTCATTTCGTGCGGTGGAAAGAGCTATTCGTTACGAAGCGCTACGACATCAAAAAATTATTGAAGAAGGTGGAAGTATTGTTCAAGAAACAAGGCTTTGGGATGATGCAAAAGGTTCAACGCATTCTATGCGCAGCAAAGAGGAAGCTCATGACTACCGCTACTTTCCCGACCCCGACTTATTGCCGCTTGAAGTAAATGTGGCTTGGATAGAAAAAGTGAAAGCCGAACTTCCAGAACTTGCCACGGAAAAAGCGAAGCGCTTTGTTTCTGAGTATGACATTCCAGAATATGATGCCCAAGTGCTTACAGCCGATAAACACCTTGCGCATTATTTTGAAAAAGTAGTGAGCATTTACAATGCCCCGAAAAAAATTTCAAATTGGATCATGACTGAGTTGCTTCGGGAATTAAATCTTGAAGGTATTTTCATTTCCAACTGCAACATAAAACCAGAGTCACTGGCCGCACTTGTAAAAGCAGTAGAAGAAAAAGAAATTTCAGGAAAAATTGGAAAAGAAGTTTTCTTGCTTATGTACAAAACAGGTTCATCCCCAAAGCAAATCATTGCAGAGCAAGGGTTTGCCATGGTGAGTGATACAGGTGAGCTTGAAAAATGTATCGACGAAGTTCTAAGCGAAAATCCAAAACAACTTGCAGATTATAAATCTGGAAAAGATAAACTTTTCGGTTTTTTTGTGGGTCAGGTTATGAAAAAAACAAAAGGTCAAGCAAGTCCAGATCTTGTGAATGAACTTTTAAAAAAGAAGCTCTAG
- the mtnA gene encoding S-methyl-5-thioribose-1-phosphate isomerase yields the protein MLIKTIQWKENKIILLDQRKLPHEEVYLEYEDYESLARAIEIMVVRGAPAIGVAAAYGVALGSFGIGVKTFAEFFDRIAVICDRLASTRPTAVNLSWALERMKKCVVENAKLPLESIKQKLKEEAVLTHEEDISNCKKMGEFGAALFSDGDNVLTHCNAGGLATGGFGTALGVLYTAEQHGKSLSVYADETRPRLQGASLTAWELQKYGVHVTVITDNMAASLMKAGKVDKIIVGADRIAKNGDVANKIGTYSLAVLAHYHKIPFYVAAPLSTFDRNAKTGEDIPIEERAEQEVSHIGSFHVTPKHVSIYNPAFDVTPHGLITAIITEKGILEAPFVRSISELF from the coding sequence ATGCTCATCAAAACCATTCAGTGGAAAGAAAATAAAATTATTCTTCTCGATCAACGAAAGCTTCCACACGAGGAAGTGTATCTCGAATATGAAGATTACGAATCACTTGCCCGAGCTATTGAAATTATGGTGGTGCGTGGAGCTCCCGCAATTGGTGTAGCTGCGGCTTATGGTGTTGCACTTGGAAGTTTTGGCATCGGGGTAAAAACGTTTGCCGAATTTTTTGATCGCATTGCTGTTATTTGTGATAGGCTTGCCAGCACACGTCCAACGGCAGTAAATTTATCTTGGGCTTTGGAACGCATGAAAAAGTGTGTTGTGGAAAATGCAAAACTTCCTTTGGAAAGTATTAAGCAAAAATTGAAAGAAGAAGCTGTCCTCACTCATGAAGAAGATATTTCAAATTGCAAAAAAATGGGCGAATTTGGCGCAGCACTTTTTTCAGATGGTGATAATGTGCTCACGCATTGCAATGCCGGCGGCTTAGCCACCGGTGGTTTTGGAACGGCGCTTGGTGTTCTTTATACTGCCGAACAACATGGAAAAAGTTTGTCAGTCTATGCAGATGAAACGCGTCCACGTCTTCAAGGCGCAAGCCTTACCGCATGGGAGCTTCAGAAGTATGGCGTTCATGTAACGGTGATTACAGATAACATGGCTGCAAGTTTGATGAAGGCAGGAAAGGTAGACAAAATCATTGTTGGTGCCGATCGCATTGCCAAAAATGGAGATGTGGCCAACAAGATTGGCACCTACAGCCTTGCTGTACTTGCACACTATCACAAGATTCCATTTTACGTAGCTGCACCGCTTTCTACGTTTGATCGAAATGCAAAAACGGGTGAAGATATTCCTATCGAAGAACGTGCCGAACAGGAAGTGAGCCATATAGGCTCATTTCACGTCACTCCAAAACACGTGTCCATTTATAATCCTGCATTTGATGTGACTCCACATGGTCTTATTACTGCCATCATCACGGAAAAGGGAATTTTAGAGGCACCCTTTGTGCGTTCGATTTCAGAACTTTTTTAA
- a CDS encoding Asp-tRNA(Asn)/Glu-tRNA(Gln) amidotransferase GatCAB subunit A, protein MSNLTSSTLAETRDLLRKKEITSEEVTRAYLDAIRAKDETLNCFVHVCEDLALERARETDALRATGNDKPLLGLPFALKDIFLTEGIPTTCASKMLKNYTAAYTGTAVKKLHDAGTVLLGKLNMDEFAMGSTNEHSVFGPVKNPWNPQYIPGGSSGGSAAATSADLCVASLGTDTGGSIRQPASMCGVVGIKPTYGRVSRYGVIAFASSLDQVGPLTKDVRDAALVLEAIAGHDENDATSLNVPVPEYSKVLGKDIAGIKVGIPKEYFIDGIDKDVKACVHAALKQLENLGAKLVDISLPHTEYAVPTYYILAPAEASSNLARYDGVRYGYRHNAQDLNDMYKLSRSEGFGDEVKLRILLGTFVLSSGYYDAYYLRAQKVRQLIKQDFDKVFKEVDVIVSPVAPTAAFKFNEKSEDPVQMYLNDILTIPTSLAGLPGMSVPCGFTGDGLPVGMQIIGKALDEETLFQVAYAYEQSSEWHLKKPSLSL, encoded by the coding sequence ATGAGTAATCTTACATCGTCCACGTTGGCAGAAACAAGAGATCTGCTTCGAAAAAAAGAAATCACTTCAGAAGAAGTCACTCGCGCTTACCTCGATGCGATTCGTGCAAAAGATGAAACACTCAACTGTTTTGTGCATGTGTGCGAAGATCTTGCTCTTGAGAGAGCCAGAGAAACAGATGCTTTGCGGGCGACAGGAAATGATAAGCCTTTGCTTGGTTTGCCTTTTGCGTTGAAAGATATTTTTCTCACCGAAGGTATTCCCACAACCTGCGCTTCAAAAATGTTGAAAAATTATACTGCAGCTTACACCGGAACAGCAGTGAAAAAACTACACGATGCCGGAACAGTATTGCTGGGAAAACTGAACATGGATGAGTTTGCCATGGGGTCCACAAACGAACATTCTGTTTTTGGACCGGTTAAAAATCCATGGAATCCACAGTATATTCCTGGAGGTTCAAGCGGTGGTTCTGCAGCAGCAACCTCCGCAGACCTTTGTGTGGCAAGCCTTGGAACGGATACTGGAGGTTCCATTCGTCAGCCGGCAAGCATGTGCGGTGTTGTGGGAATAAAGCCAACCTATGGCAGAGTTTCTCGTTATGGCGTCATTGCCTTTGCGTCTTCGCTTGATCAAGTTGGTCCACTTACGAAAGATGTTCGCGATGCAGCCCTTGTGCTGGAAGCTATTGCGGGCCACGATGAAAACGATGCCACTTCACTCAACGTGCCTGTCCCAGAATATTCTAAAGTGCTTGGCAAAGATATTGCGGGAATAAAAGTGGGGATTCCTAAAGAATATTTTATTGATGGAATTGATAAAGACGTGAAGGCCTGTGTTCATGCGGCTTTGAAGCAACTAGAAAATCTTGGTGCAAAGCTTGTGGACATCTCACTTCCACACACTGAATATGCAGTCCCAACGTATTATATTCTAGCTCCAGCCGAAGCATCTTCCAACTTAGCGCGCTATGATGGCGTACGTTACGGTTATCGTCATAACGCACAAGACTTAAACGATATGTACAAGCTTTCCCGCAGCGAAGGTTTTGGCGACGAAGTAAAGCTTCGTATCTTACTTGGAACATTTGTTCTTTCAAGTGGATACTACGATGCCTACTATTTGCGTGCACAAAAAGTGCGTCAGTTGATTAAGCAAGATTTTGATAAGGTATTTAAAGAAGTTGATGTGATTGTTTCTCCGGTTGCTCCAACAGCTGCATTTAAATTTAACGAAAAAAGCGAAGATCCAGTACAGATGTATTTGAATGACATTTTAACTATTCCAACAAGTTTGGCTGGTCTTCCGGGAATGTCGGTTCCATGCGGGTTTACGGGTGATGGCCTTCCAGTTGGAATGCAAATTATTGGAAAAGCGCTTGATGAAGAAACATTATTTCAAGTGGCTTATGCTTATGAACAATCAAGTGAATGGCATTTGAAAAAGCCGTCTTTGTCATTGTGA